The following are encoded in a window of Sinomonas cyclohexanicum genomic DNA:
- a CDS encoding copper resistance CopC family protein, with product MRALVRGLGRLLAVVLLGAAMLAPAAAAQAHDALESTNPANGAALEAVPASVVLTFDHTPIGVGTEIQVKDATGINQSDGPANIVDNNVTQPIKPGAPAGAYTVVWRVVSSDSHPIEGTFTFTARAAGGGSAAATTQQPAATATAPATATAAPSSASSPAVPLWIAIGAGAVVLIAALAFFVRRSIRRAAED from the coding sequence GTGAGGGCGCTCGTGAGGGGCCTCGGCCGCCTGCTCGCCGTCGTCCTGCTCGGCGCCGCGATGCTCGCCCCGGCCGCGGCGGCCCAGGCCCACGACGCCCTCGAGTCGACCAACCCCGCCAACGGTGCGGCTCTCGAGGCGGTACCCGCGTCCGTCGTGCTGACGTTCGACCACACGCCGATCGGCGTCGGCACCGAGATCCAGGTCAAGGACGCCACCGGCATCAACCAGTCCGACGGCCCTGCGAACATCGTGGACAACAACGTCACCCAGCCCATCAAGCCGGGGGCGCCGGCCGGCGCGTACACCGTGGTCTGGCGGGTCGTCTCCTCGGATTCGCATCCCATCGAGGGCACGTTCACGTTCACGGCGAGAGCCGCGGGCGGAGGCTCGGCCGCCGCGACCACGCAGCAGCCCGCCGCCACGGCGACCGCCCCCGCCACGGCGACCGCCGCGCCGTCGTCCGCGTCCTCCCCGGCGGTGCCGCTCTGGATTGCGATCGGCGCCGGGGCCGTGGTGCTGATCGCGGCGCTCGCGTTCTTCGTGCGCCGGTCCATCCGGCGCGCCGCCGAGGACTGA
- a CDS encoding DUF1775 domain-containing protein, whose amino-acid sequence MMTSLRRTLTTAGAAAATAALLAVGASAANAHVTVSPDDTGANGSTHLTFNIPNESATAATNKLEVKLPTDTPLTSVSVKPVEGWTAHVITTDLPKPVTVAGATVTKAPTEVVWTANDAAHEIGRDQYQSFSISVGILPAAGTTVVLPTVQTYTDGTVVNWDQKAQDGQAEPEHPAPSFTTTAADDAAPSPSAGAAVQDTAQNTAQTSDAAGVWGLVLGALGAVLGAIALGVVLAGRRKAAAK is encoded by the coding sequence ATGATGACCTCCCTCCGCCGTACCCTCACGACCGCCGGGGCTGCCGCCGCGACGGCAGCGCTCCTGGCGGTTGGCGCGTCCGCCGCCAACGCCCACGTCACCGTGAGCCCCGATGACACCGGGGCCAACGGGTCCACCCACCTGACGTTCAACATCCCCAACGAGTCGGCCACGGCCGCGACGAACAAGCTGGAGGTGAAGCTCCCCACCGACACGCCGCTCACGTCGGTCTCCGTCAAGCCGGTCGAGGGCTGGACCGCGCACGTCATCACCACCGACCTCCCCAAGCCCGTGACGGTGGCCGGTGCGACCGTCACCAAGGCGCCCACCGAGGTCGTCTGGACGGCCAATGATGCCGCGCACGAGATCGGCCGGGACCAGTACCAGTCCTTCTCGATCTCCGTCGGCATCCTTCCCGCGGCCGGGACCACGGTGGTCCTCCCCACGGTCCAGACGTACACGGACGGCACAGTGGTGAACTGGGACCAGAAGGCGCAGGACGGCCAAGCCGAGCCGGAGCACCCCGCGCCGTCCTTCACCACCACGGCTGCCGACGACGCCGCACCCAGCCCCAGCGCGGGCGCGGCTGTGCAGGACACAGCGCAGAACACAGCCCAGACCAGCGACGCCGCCGGCGTCTGGGGCCTCGTCCTCGGTGCGCTCGGCGCCGTCCTCGGGGCCATCGCGCTCGGCGTGGTCCTCGCGGGTCGCCGCAAGGCGGCCGCCAAGTGA
- a CDS encoding PIG-L family deacetylase, whose protein sequence is MVVVAHTDDDLLFLSPDILHVVQANQPLLLVYTTAGEAGEGSDYWQSLEEGIRSTYAQIAGTDNSWSDLPNGVPGRSFSRQGLDGTGIEVAFLHIPDGRTDGTGTATYGYDSIIKLWDGRIDTVGLVDGSDYYGRDDLISLLTALMVDFAPTQILTQTWPGAYTDTGDHSDHWATANFAREASHAYAAGQSLTGYYAYIIGDWDENVSGDDLDAKTAAFTNFAGYDHNIGVPYAQDTYGLWLKRQYISATE, encoded by the coding sequence ATGGTGGTGGTAGCCCACACGGATGATGACCTGCTGTTCCTCAGTCCGGACATCCTGCACGTGGTCCAGGCGAACCAGCCGCTTCTGCTGGTGTACACGACCGCCGGGGAAGCCGGGGAGGGCAGTGACTACTGGCAGTCCCTGGAAGAAGGGATCCGGTCGACGTATGCGCAGATCGCCGGGACGGACAACTCCTGGTCCGACCTCCCGAACGGTGTGCCGGGCCGCTCCTTCTCCCGCCAGGGGCTCGACGGCACGGGCATCGAGGTCGCGTTCCTTCACATTCCAGACGGTCGCACGGACGGCACCGGCACCGCCACGTACGGCTACGACAGCATCATCAAGCTCTGGGACGGTCGGATCGACACGGTGGGCCTGGTCGACGGCAGTGACTACTACGGCCGGGACGACCTCATCTCTCTCCTGACCGCGCTCATGGTCGACTTCGCGCCCACGCAGATCCTGACCCAGACCTGGCCCGGGGCCTACACGGACACCGGGGACCACAGCGACCACTGGGCCACCGCCAACTTCGCCCGCGAGGCCAGCCACGCCTACGCCGCCGGACAGTCCCTGACCGGCTACTACGCCTACATCATCGGCGACTGGGACGAGAACGTGTCCGGGGACGATCTGGACGCGAAGACTGCCGCATTCACCAACTTCGCCGGCTACGACCACAACATCGGCGTGCCCTACGCCCAGGACACCTACGGACTCTGGCTCAAACGGCAGTACATCTCCGCGACCGAGTAG
- a CDS encoding NRAMP family divalent metal transporter — MIKTPLPPVDKHLAVPAAEAGHAPSSAVLDSAHIGDIQGAFGTVRLNEAGSTTRSSWKTRIKTLLAIIGPGLIVMVGDNDAGAFGTYTQAGQNYGTGLLWTLLLLVPVLFLYVNQEMVLRLGVVTGVGHARLILERFGKFWGAFSAIDLFILNALTIVTEFIGISIGLDYLGVPKIPGVIVAALVVVGAASTGSFKTFERVCLTLVAGSLLLVPVFFMSSPDYGQMAHDFVVPGFPAGSDVADVTLLIIAIVGTTIAPWQLFFQQSYVIDKRITPRYMKYERVDLWIGIAIVILGAAAIISFTAFTFAGRPEFGQFTDAGGVAEGLGKYVGHLAGILFALALIDASIIGAAAVGLSTSYAFGDVLGLKHSLHRKVRDAKGFYAAFAAVILVAAVIVIIPGSPLGLLTVGVQVLAGVLLPSATVFLLLLCNDKQVMGPWVNGRAMNLFTSAVIAVLVILSVVLTAAVLFPDIDAATILAILGVGAGLTVLTGVGLAVAHLVRRAAPSGAGTAATHDGEAAPAVVRSAAESEGGRAATRAQRLTWRMPPLALLERPQLSATRRIGLSVLRLYLLVAMILVVVRVVQLALGG; from the coding sequence GTGATCAAGACCCCCCTGCCCCCTGTCGACAAGCACCTTGCTGTGCCCGCCGCGGAAGCCGGCCACGCGCCGTCGTCCGCCGTGCTTGATTCCGCCCACATCGGTGACATCCAGGGCGCGTTCGGCACGGTCCGCCTCAACGAGGCGGGCTCCACGACGCGGTCCAGCTGGAAGACGCGCATCAAGACCCTCCTGGCCATCATCGGCCCGGGCCTGATCGTCATGGTCGGCGACAACGACGCCGGCGCGTTCGGCACGTACACGCAGGCCGGACAGAACTACGGCACGGGCCTGCTCTGGACGCTCCTGCTCCTCGTGCCTGTCCTCTTCCTCTACGTCAACCAGGAGATGGTGCTGCGCCTCGGTGTGGTGACCGGCGTGGGGCACGCGCGGCTCATCCTCGAGCGCTTCGGCAAGTTCTGGGGCGCCTTCAGCGCGATCGACCTGTTCATCCTCAACGCCCTGACGATCGTCACGGAGTTCATCGGCATCAGCATCGGCCTGGACTACCTCGGCGTGCCCAAGATCCCGGGCGTGATCGTGGCGGCGCTCGTGGTGGTCGGCGCGGCCAGCACAGGGTCCTTCAAGACGTTCGAGCGCGTGTGCCTGACCCTCGTGGCCGGCTCGCTCCTGCTCGTGCCGGTGTTCTTCATGAGCAGCCCCGACTACGGCCAGATGGCGCACGACTTCGTGGTCCCCGGCTTCCCCGCCGGATCCGACGTCGCGGACGTGACGCTGCTCATCATCGCGATCGTCGGCACGACGATCGCTCCGTGGCAGCTGTTCTTCCAGCAGTCCTACGTGATCGACAAGCGCATCACGCCCCGCTACATGAAGTACGAGCGGGTCGACCTGTGGATCGGGATCGCGATCGTGATCCTCGGGGCCGCTGCGATCATCTCCTTCACGGCGTTCACGTTCGCGGGCCGGCCCGAGTTCGGGCAGTTCACCGACGCGGGCGGCGTCGCGGAGGGCCTCGGGAAGTACGTGGGACACCTCGCGGGCATCCTGTTCGCGCTCGCTCTGATCGACGCGTCGATCATCGGTGCCGCCGCGGTGGGCCTCTCGACGTCCTACGCGTTCGGCGACGTCCTGGGGCTCAAGCACTCGCTCCACCGCAAGGTCCGCGACGCGAAGGGCTTCTACGCGGCCTTCGCGGCGGTGATCCTCGTCGCGGCCGTCATCGTGATCATCCCGGGGAGCCCGCTCGGCCTCCTCACCGTGGGCGTCCAGGTCCTCGCGGGCGTGCTCCTGCCCTCCGCCACCGTATTCCTCCTCCTGCTGTGCAACGACAAGCAGGTCATGGGACCGTGGGTCAACGGGCGAGCGATGAACCTCTTCACGTCCGCGGTCATCGCGGTCCTCGTGATCCTCTCGGTCGTGCTCACCGCGGCCGTGCTGTTCCCGGACATCGACGCTGCCACCATCCTGGCGATCCTCGGCGTGGGCGCGGGCCTCACGGTCCTCACCGGCGTGGGGCTCGCCGTGGCCCACCTCGTGCGCCGGGCCGCGCCCTCCGGTGCCGGTACCGCGGCGACGCACGACGGCGAGGCCGCACCCGCTGTCGTGCGCTCGGCTGCCGAGAGCGAGGGCGGGCGCGCCGCCACGCGCGCGCAGCGGCTCACGTGGCGCATGCCGCCGCTCGCGCTGCTCGAGCGGCCGCAGCTCTCGGCGACCCGCCGAATCGGCCTGAGCGTCCTGCGCCTCTACCTCCTCGTGGCGATGATCCTGGTCGTCGTGAGGGTCGTGCAGCTCGCCCTCGGCGGCTGA
- a CDS encoding magnesium transporter MgtE N-terminal domain-containing protein, translated as MTVAPQNLSLSAVLRHPVTDSDGHRMGALADVIVRLRDSDYPLVTGLVMAVGATRTFVSSADLASLTPERVEVSRSTVDVREFARREGEVLLSEDVLGHRLIDLSRIAFVKAYDVQLSEVLDGWAATGLDVHRRRWLGLGPRHAAHPARDWLEFEPLIGHRGSARVRQASGRIHGLKPAQIADIIEDANGHEQAELLDQVHRDPELEADVFEELDQDRQSELFRERTDGEVAELLGRMQTDDAADALMDLPQERRLTVLNAMPEPQRTAVHRLLGYHDLTAGGLMGTDLVALPATATAADALAAVRVASYVQPQALVAVFTLREDETLDGVVSLVAAVQADPARPLSEIADQDVVVAAPTDDVVDVTRRMADFNLLALPVVDDGRRLIGVITVDDALEAAIPEDWSRRESGHRETGSES; from the coding sequence ATGACCGTCGCACCCCAGAACCTCTCACTGTCTGCCGTGCTCCGCCACCCCGTCACCGACTCCGATGGCCACAGGATGGGCGCCCTCGCGGACGTGATCGTGCGCCTCCGCGACAGCGACTACCCACTCGTGACCGGGCTCGTCATGGCCGTGGGCGCGACGCGGACCTTCGTCTCGAGCGCAGACCTCGCGTCGCTCACGCCCGAGCGGGTCGAGGTCTCCCGCAGCACGGTCGACGTGCGGGAGTTCGCGCGCCGCGAGGGCGAGGTACTCCTGTCCGAGGACGTCCTCGGACACCGGCTCATCGACCTCTCCCGGATCGCGTTCGTCAAGGCCTACGACGTCCAGCTCAGCGAGGTCCTCGACGGCTGGGCCGCGACGGGCCTCGACGTGCACCGGCGGCGCTGGCTCGGCCTGGGCCCCCGGCATGCCGCCCACCCTGCACGGGACTGGCTTGAGTTCGAGCCCCTCATCGGCCACCGGGGCTCCGCGCGAGTCCGCCAGGCGAGCGGTCGGATCCACGGCCTCAAGCCTGCGCAGATCGCGGACATCATCGAGGACGCCAACGGGCACGAGCAGGCCGAGCTGCTCGACCAGGTCCACCGGGACCCCGAGCTCGAGGCCGACGTCTTCGAGGAGCTTGACCAGGACCGGCAGTCGGAGCTGTTCAGGGAACGCACGGACGGCGAGGTCGCAGAGCTGCTCGGGCGCATGCAGACTGATGACGCCGCCGACGCCCTCATGGACCTCCCACAGGAACGACGGCTGACCGTGCTCAACGCCATGCCGGAGCCGCAGCGGACCGCCGTCCACCGCCTCCTCGGCTATCACGACCTCACGGCCGGCGGCCTCATGGGCACCGACCTCGTCGCCCTGCCAGCCACGGCGACCGCCGCCGACGCCCTCGCGGCGGTCCGCGTGGCGTCGTACGTCCAGCCGCAGGCGCTCGTGGCGGTCTTCACGCTGCGCGAGGACGAGACGCTCGACGGCGTCGTCAGCCTCGTCGCCGCGGTCCAGGCCGACCCCGCGCGGCCCCTGTCCGAGATCGCGGACCAGGACGTGGTGGTCGCGGCCCCCACGGACGACGTCGTGGACGTCACCCGGCGCATGGCGGACTTCAACCTCCTCGCGCTGCCGGTGGTCGACGACGGGCGGCGCCTGATCGGCGTCATCACGGTCGATGACGCCCTCGAGGCGGCCATCCCGGAAGACTGGTCGCGCCGCGAGTCGGGCCATCGGGAGACGGGCTCCGAGTCATAG
- a CDS encoding S53 family peptidase, with protein sequence MRKILTAAAAGLLLAGVATTAPALAAPGPNPQSDHSIQVCAAPRAGEAACHARQAVDPNGKPIANAATPPSTGLTPAQLRDAYKLTGASSGGRTVAIVDAYGYPNLERDLGVYRSQFGLPACTTANGCLTIMNETGGSKLPRFNLGWAQEQSLDVDAVSAACPDCKIVVVQANSASFADLGTAVQTAARVPGVVAISNSYGGSDASDATYGKYYSFPGIAVTASAGDNGYQGASYPASSSYVVAVGGTSLAKAGNTRGWSESVWSGTGSGCSSLNAALAAAASSNTGCAGRAMNDVAAASDPSNGGLAVYYPTSSSASTWGQFGGTSEASPIIASVYAMSGNTGSASTYANSIPYAHTGSLFDVTSGNNGTCPTAQWCTAGAGWDGPTGIGTPNGVNGF encoded by the coding sequence TTGAGGAAGATCCTCACCGCAGCGGCCGCCGGCCTGCTGCTCGCCGGCGTCGCCACCACCGCCCCAGCGTTGGCCGCGCCCGGACCGAATCCGCAGTCGGACCACTCGATCCAGGTCTGCGCCGCGCCCCGCGCCGGCGAGGCCGCCTGCCACGCGCGGCAGGCCGTGGACCCCAACGGCAAGCCGATCGCCAACGCCGCCACGCCGCCGTCGACCGGCCTCACCCCGGCCCAGCTCCGCGACGCCTACAAGCTCACGGGGGCGTCCTCGGGCGGACGGACCGTCGCGATCGTCGACGCCTACGGCTACCCGAACCTCGAGCGCGACCTCGGCGTCTACCGGTCCCAGTTCGGCCTCCCGGCCTGCACCACGGCCAACGGCTGCCTGACCATCATGAACGAGACGGGCGGCTCGAAGCTCCCCCGCTTCAACCTCGGCTGGGCGCAGGAGCAGTCGCTCGACGTCGACGCCGTCTCCGCCGCCTGCCCGGACTGCAAGATCGTGGTGGTTCAGGCCAACTCGGCCTCCTTCGCGGACCTCGGCACCGCGGTGCAGACGGCGGCGAGGGTCCCCGGCGTCGTGGCGATCTCGAACTCCTACGGCGGCTCCGACGCGTCCGACGCGACGTATGGGAAGTACTACAGCTTCCCGGGCATCGCCGTGACGGCGAGCGCCGGCGACAACGGCTATCAGGGCGCGTCCTACCCCGCGTCGTCGAGCTACGTGGTCGCCGTGGGCGGGACCTCGCTCGCAAAGGCCGGCAACACGCGCGGCTGGAGCGAGTCAGTGTGGAGCGGGACCGGCTCGGGCTGTTCGAGCCTCAACGCGGCACTGGCCGCGGCGGCCTCCTCGAACACCGGCTGCGCGGGCCGCGCCATGAATGACGTCGCCGCCGCCTCCGACCCAAGCAACGGCGGCCTCGCCGTGTACTACCCGACCTCGAGCAGCGCCTCGACGTGGGGACAGTTCGGCGGCACGAGCGAGGCCTCGCCGATCATCGCGTCCGTCTACGCCATGAGCGGCAACACCGGCTCGGCGTCCACGTACGCGAACTCGATCCCCTACGCCCACACGGGCAGCCTCTTCGACGTGACCTCGGGGAACAACGGGACGTGCCCCACGGCCCAGTGGTGCACGGCCGGGGCCGGCTGGGACGGCCCGACCGGGATCGGCACGCCGAACGGGGTGAACGGCTTCTAG
- a CDS encoding LLM class flavin-dependent oxidoreductase, translating into MTKPLLLNAFEMLVPVHQSPGLWRHPDSQAGRFAQLGYWTELARALEDGGFHGIFFADVLGQYDVYGDSADEAVRGGVQYPALDPLLIVSALAAATERLGFGVTASVTYDHPYLLARRFGTLDHLTGGRVAWNIVTSYQESAARNLGLDTQIPHDERYDRAEEFMDVVYKLWEGSVDDGAVVADAASNTFLDPAQVRGIAHDGAAYRVPGPTLVGPSPQRTPLLFQAGASARGRAFAGKHAEAVFFASSTPAQARKYTDGLRAELAAAGRAADSVAVFNLATVIVAETDETAAAKLADYERYVDTDAALALFAGWTGVDLSGLDQDAPLEYIRSEANQSALAQFTTLDPDRTWTLREVAKFVSIGGRGPVIVGSPTTVADQLEQFAEEGGVDGFNLTSAVRPADLLEFARLVSPELRRRGLLAETQTASGAAATFRETVLGAGPRLADDHPGRRAAAVVREAVPTPAVPSPAA; encoded by the coding sequence ATGACCAAGCCCCTGCTCCTCAACGCGTTCGAGATGCTCGTTCCGGTCCACCAGTCGCCGGGCCTGTGGCGGCACCCCGACTCGCAGGCAGGCCGGTTCGCCCAGCTCGGCTACTGGACCGAGCTCGCGCGGGCACTCGAGGACGGCGGATTCCACGGGATCTTCTTCGCCGACGTGCTCGGCCAGTACGACGTCTACGGCGACAGCGCCGACGAGGCCGTCCGCGGCGGAGTCCAGTACCCGGCCCTGGACCCGCTCCTGATCGTCTCGGCGCTCGCCGCGGCCACGGAGCGGCTCGGCTTCGGCGTCACGGCGTCCGTCACCTACGACCACCCTTACCTGCTCGCGCGCAGGTTCGGCACCCTCGACCACCTCACCGGCGGCCGGGTGGCATGGAACATCGTCACGTCCTACCAGGAGTCGGCGGCCCGGAACCTTGGCCTCGACACGCAGATCCCGCACGACGAGCGCTACGACCGCGCCGAGGAGTTCATGGACGTGGTCTACAAGCTGTGGGAGGGATCGGTGGACGACGGCGCCGTGGTCGCCGACGCTGCCTCGAACACCTTCCTGGATCCCGCGCAGGTTCGCGGGATCGCGCACGACGGCGCGGCCTACCGGGTGCCCGGCCCCACCTTGGTGGGGCCCTCCCCGCAGCGGACCCCGCTGCTGTTCCAGGCCGGCGCCTCGGCCCGAGGGCGGGCGTTCGCCGGGAAGCACGCCGAGGCCGTGTTCTTCGCGAGCTCCACGCCCGCGCAGGCCCGCAAGTACACGGATGGGCTGCGAGCCGAGCTCGCCGCGGCGGGACGCGCGGCGGACTCCGTGGCCGTGTTCAACCTCGCGACCGTGATCGTGGCGGAGACCGACGAGACCGCGGCAGCGAAGCTCGCCGACTACGAGCGGTACGTGGACACCGACGCCGCGCTGGCCCTGTTCGCCGGGTGGACGGGCGTGGACCTGTCCGGGCTCGACCAGGACGCCCCGCTCGAGTACATCAGGAGCGAGGCCAACCAGTCCGCCCTCGCCCAGTTCACGACCCTCGATCCGGACCGCACGTGGACGCTGCGCGAGGTAGCGAAGTTCGTCTCGATCGGCGGGCGCGGCCCGGTGATCGTGGGGTCCCCGACGACCGTTGCGGACCAGCTCGAGCAGTTCGCCGAGGAGGGCGGCGTGGACGGTTTCAACCTGACCTCGGCCGTGCGGCCCGCGGACCTGCTCGAGTTCGCGAGGCTCGTCAGCCCCGAGCTGCGGCGCCGCGGGCTCCTCGCCGAGACTCAGACCGCCTCGGGCGCCGCAGCGACGTTCCGGGAGACCGTCCTCGGCGCCGGCCCCCGCCTCGCCGACGACCACCCGGGAAGGCGAGCCGCCGCCGTCGTGCGCGAGGCGGTGCCGACGCCCGCCGTCCCCTCCCCGGCGGCCTGA
- a CDS encoding MFS transporter produces the protein MATLVTAERGLGAALRAKRRILASAFVGTTIEWYDFYLYGTASALVFGKQFFPDASPLVAVLASFATYAVGFIARPLGGVISGHLGDRIGRKALLIASLLTMGIASTLIGILPNYAAIGILAVIGLVGLRLIQGLSAGAEWGGSALLSVEHAPPGSRGLFGSFTQVGSAAGMLLATAAYALTQAFLTADQFQAFGWRIPFLLSGVLVVVGLWIRLGVTDADEFTAIKEEARIVKRPVVRVLREHPRGILVTIGMRLVQPAIYTLMTVYILGYLKDRRHDTTSGLAAILIVSAIGLLSGPFWGWLSDRIGRRRIAVAASVGVIALIWPFFWFLDHGSLTYLPLVLLVGMNILHDAIYGPQAAWFAEQFPTELRYSGVSFGYQVGTVLSAAITPLVAAALLEVGGGQPWLVCGWFAFLGILTTAAALAAKDPAAAEARFGAARTATDSATDSGEQPA, from the coding sequence ATGGCCACCCTCGTCACCGCCGAGCGTGGGCTCGGCGCCGCCCTGCGCGCCAAGCGGCGCATCCTTGCCTCGGCATTCGTCGGGACCACGATCGAGTGGTACGACTTCTACCTCTACGGCACGGCCTCGGCGCTCGTGTTCGGCAAGCAGTTCTTCCCCGATGCGAGCCCGCTCGTGGCCGTGCTCGCCTCGTTCGCTACATATGCCGTCGGATTCATAGCACGCCCACTCGGCGGCGTGATCTCTGGCCACCTCGGGGACCGGATCGGCCGCAAGGCCCTCCTGATCGCCTCCCTGCTGACCATGGGCATCGCATCGACCCTCATCGGCATCCTGCCGAACTATGCCGCTATCGGCATCCTCGCCGTCATCGGGCTCGTGGGTCTCCGGCTCATCCAGGGACTCTCCGCGGGCGCCGAGTGGGGAGGCTCCGCGCTCCTCTCGGTCGAGCACGCCCCGCCCGGCAGCCGCGGCCTCTTCGGCTCGTTCACGCAGGTCGGTTCCGCGGCCGGCATGCTGCTCGCGACCGCCGCCTACGCTCTCACGCAGGCGTTCCTCACCGCGGACCAGTTCCAGGCGTTCGGCTGGCGCATCCCGTTCCTGCTCTCCGGTGTCCTCGTGGTGGTGGGCCTGTGGATCCGCCTCGGCGTGACGGATGCGGACGAGTTCACCGCCATCAAGGAGGAGGCCCGCATCGTCAAGCGGCCCGTGGTGCGCGTGCTCAGGGAACATCCCCGCGGCATCCTCGTGACCATCGGCATGCGCCTCGTCCAGCCGGCCATCTACACGCTCATGACCGTGTACATCCTCGGCTACCTCAAGGACCGCCGCCACGACACCACGTCGGGCCTCGCCGCGATCCTCATCGTCTCCGCGATCGGCCTGCTCTCCGGCCCGTTCTGGGGCTGGCTCTCGGACCGGATCGGCCGCCGTCGCATCGCCGTGGCCGCATCTGTGGGCGTGATCGCGCTCATCTGGCCCTTCTTCTGGTTCCTCGACCATGGCAGCCTCACCTACCTGCCGCTCGTACTGCTCGTGGGCATGAACATCCTCCACGACGCGATCTACGGCCCCCAGGCCGCGTGGTTCGCCGAGCAGTTCCCCACGGAGCTGCGCTACTCCGGCGTGTCGTTCGGCTACCAGGTCGGCACCGTCCTCTCCGCGGCCATCACCCCGCTCGTCGCGGCCGCACTGCTCGAGGTCGGCGGCGGCCAGCCGTGGCTCGTGTGCGGCTGGTTCGCGTTCCTCGGCATCCTCACGACCGCGGCAGCGCTCGCCGCGAAGGACCCGGCCGCTGCTGAGGCACGGTTCGGGGCCGCTCGCACCGCCACGGACTCGGCCACGGACTCCGGTGAGCAGCCCGCCTGA
- a CDS encoding response regulator gives MEGDHAAPGEHREGPLRLLLVDDQPLLRMGFRLVLESEEGIEVVGEAGDGEEAVRLARSLAPDVVLMDVRMPVMDGIEATRRIAAEHSAARVIILTTFDLDEYAFAGLQAGASAFLLKDVAPAELIQAVRLVASGDAVVSPRVTQRLLETYVRNGQSGVGAAASDGAAGGAASPAEPASDPLLKDLTPRELEVLRAICEGLSNAEIAHRFFLSEATVKSHVRRILTKLHLRDRVQAVVYGYETGLIIPSNPDY, from the coding sequence ATGGAGGGCGACCACGCAGCGCCGGGGGAGCATCGGGAGGGCCCGCTGCGCCTCCTCCTCGTGGACGACCAGCCGCTGCTGCGGATGGGATTCCGGCTCGTGCTCGAGTCCGAGGAGGGCATCGAGGTGGTCGGGGAGGCCGGCGACGGCGAGGAGGCCGTGCGGCTCGCGCGCTCCCTGGCCCCCGACGTGGTCCTCATGGACGTGAGGATGCCCGTCATGGATGGGATCGAGGCCACGCGGCGCATCGCCGCCGAGCACTCCGCGGCGCGGGTCATCATCCTCACGACCTTCGACCTCGACGAGTACGCGTTCGCGGGGCTCCAGGCCGGCGCCTCCGCGTTCCTCCTCAAGGACGTGGCGCCCGCGGAGCTCATCCAGGCCGTCCGGCTCGTGGCGAGCGGCGACGCCGTCGTGAGTCCACGGGTGACCCAGCGGCTGCTCGAGACGTACGTGCGCAACGGCCAGTCGGGGGTCGGCGCCGCAGCGTCGGACGGGGCAGCGGGCGGTGCGGCGTCGCCGGCCGAGCCGGCATCCGATCCGCTGCTGAAGGACCTCACGCCGCGCGAACTCGAGGTGCTGCGCGCCATCTGCGAGGGCCTGAGCAACGCCGAGATCGCGCACCGGTTCTTCCTCTCCGAGGCGACCGTGAAGAGCCACGTGCGGCGGATCCTGACCAAGCTGCACCTGCGGGACCGCGTCCAGGCGGTCGTTTACGGGTACGAGACGGGCCTCATCATCCCGAGCAACCCGGACTACTGA